From a region of the Streptomyces sp. NBC_01454 genome:
- a CDS encoding ABC transporter ATP-binding protein/permease, which yields MGHGVPELVLELNGRTWTLDPSRSYNVGRDPQGDMVLDDARVSWRHATVRWAGRSWIIEDQGSTNGTYVQGRRIHQMEVGAGSTVHLGNATDGPRVTLSAPPAADAFGAQPARAPQQQAAQGWQAPPAQQPPAQQGRQAPPQGDRPPYAPPQQAQQAQQAQQAPQPQQAVPPQQARGPQAGGAPVGGDRSPTTFHRLDTGRVMRIGRALENELVVSDLQVSRHHAEFRATPDGRFEIRDLGSHNGTYVNGQPVTKSGTKVIGPNDIIGVGHSTFRLVGDRLEEFVDTGEVSFSARHLTVTVDGGKQILKDVSFGVPEKSLIAVIGPSGSGKSTLLKALTGYRPANEGDVLYDNRNLYKQFAELRQRIGLVPQDDILHKELTVQKALKYAAKLRFPGDTAEAEREARIDEVLHELKLHVHKDKKVTSLSGGQRKRVSVALELLTKPSLIFLDEPTSGLDPGMDRDVMQLLRGLADDGRTVLVVTHSVAELGLCDKLLVMAPGGGVAYFGPPAEALNFFQYDTWADVFSAFENYRDYDWMGRWRGSPHFQLYAADFDAVAPQSVNVQAPPARIQKSQSWGSQLWTLMRRYVSVLASDRGFLGLMLILPAVLGVVSMLIPSDFGLGYGPLEKHRTNRDASTIMLILAVGMCFSGAANSVRELIKERVIYERERATGLSRSAYLMSKVIVLGVVTAFQGVIIAAIGFSTRNMPSEGLIVAKAPAVEMALAIIALGFTSMMFGLIISALVKTAEKTMPLLVMFAIVQVVFTGVLFQLFDTVGVAQFAWLMPSRWAVAAMGATADMNTLLPWEPGNPDPLWKHQTGVYVMDMIILITLGVALAFVVARLLRRHEPEVMRK from the coding sequence ATGGGGCATGGAGTGCCTGAACTCGTACTCGAATTGAACGGAAGGACCTGGACGCTCGACCCGTCCCGGTCCTACAACGTGGGACGTGATCCGCAGGGCGACATGGTGCTCGACGACGCCAGGGTCTCCTGGCGGCACGCCACCGTCCGATGGGCCGGCCGCAGCTGGATCATCGAAGACCAGGGCAGCACCAACGGCACCTATGTCCAGGGCCGGCGGATCCACCAGATGGAGGTCGGCGCCGGCTCGACCGTGCATCTGGGCAACGCCACCGACGGCCCCCGGGTGACCCTGTCCGCCCCGCCGGCCGCCGACGCCTTCGGCGCGCAACCGGCCCGGGCACCGCAGCAGCAGGCCGCGCAGGGCTGGCAGGCCCCGCCCGCCCAGCAGCCGCCCGCCCAGCAGGGCCGGCAGGCCCCGCCGCAGGGCGACCGGCCGCCGTACGCCCCGCCCCAGCAGGCCCAGCAGGCCCAGCAGGCCCAGCAGGCCCCGCAGCCGCAGCAGGCCGTGCCCCCGCAGCAGGCCCGCGGGCCGCAGGCGGGCGGCGCCCCGGTCGGCGGCGACCGCAGCCCGACCACCTTCCACCGCCTCGACACGGGCCGGGTGATGCGCATCGGCCGTGCGCTGGAGAACGAGCTGGTCGTCTCCGACCTCCAGGTCTCCCGCCACCACGCCGAGTTCCGCGCCACCCCCGACGGCCGCTTCGAGATCCGCGACCTGGGCAGCCACAACGGCACCTATGTCAACGGCCAGCCGGTCACCAAGTCCGGCACCAAGGTGATCGGCCCGAACGACATCATCGGCGTCGGCCACTCCACCTTCCGGCTGGTCGGCGACCGCCTGGAGGAGTTCGTCGACACCGGCGAGGTCTCCTTCTCGGCCCGCCACCTCACGGTCACCGTCGACGGCGGCAAGCAGATCCTCAAGGACGTCTCCTTCGGCGTCCCGGAGAAGTCGCTGATCGCGGTCATCGGCCCCTCCGGCTCCGGCAAGTCGACGCTGCTCAAGGCGCTGACCGGCTACCGCCCCGCCAACGAGGGCGATGTCCTCTACGACAACCGGAACCTCTACAAGCAGTTCGCCGAACTGCGCCAGCGCATCGGTCTGGTCCCGCAGGACGACATCCTGCACAAGGAACTGACCGTCCAGAAGGCGCTCAAGTACGCGGCCAAGCTCCGCTTCCCCGGCGACACCGCGGAGGCCGAGCGCGAGGCCCGGATCGACGAGGTGCTGCACGAGCTCAAGCTCCACGTCCACAAGGACAAGAAGGTCACCTCGCTCTCCGGCGGCCAGCGCAAGCGGGTGTCGGTGGCCCTGGAGCTGCTGACCAAGCCATCGCTGATCTTCCTGGACGAGCCGACCTCGGGCCTGGACCCGGGCATGGACCGCGATGTCATGCAGCTGCTGCGCGGCCTGGCCGACGACGGCCGCACGGTCCTGGTCGTCACCCACTCGGTGGCCGAACTCGGTCTGTGCGACAAGCTGCTGGTGATGGCCCCGGGCGGTGGCGTGGCCTACTTCGGCCCGCCCGCGGAGGCGCTCAACTTCTTCCAGTACGACACCTGGGCGGATGTCTTCTCCGCGTTCGAGAACTACCGCGACTACGACTGGATGGGGCGCTGGCGCGGCTCCCCGCATTTCCAGTTGTACGCGGCGGACTTCGACGCCGTCGCCCCGCAGTCGGTCAATGTCCAGGCGCCGCCGGCCCGGATACAGAAGTCCCAGAGCTGGGGCTCCCAGCTCTGGACACTGATGCGCCGCTATGTCTCGGTGCTCGCCTCCGACCGGGGCTTCCTGGGACTGATGCTGATCCTGCCCGCGGTGCTCGGTGTGGTCTCGATGCTGATCCCCAGCGACTTCGGCCTCGGATACGGCCCGTTGGAGAAGCACCGCACCAACCGCGACGCGAGCACGATCATGCTGATCCTCGCGGTCGGCATGTGCTTCTCGGGCGCCGCCAACTCGGTCCGTGAGCTGATCAAGGAGCGGGTCATCTACGAGCGCGAACGGGCCACCGGCCTGTCGCGGTCGGCGTATCTGATGTCCAAGGTGATCGTCCTCGGCGTGGTCACGGCCTTCCAGGGCGTGATCATCGCGGCGATCGGCTTCTCCACCCGGAACATGCCCAGCGAGGGCCTCATCGTGGCGAAGGCCCCGGCGGTCGAGATGGCGCTGGCGATCATCGCGCTCGGCTTCACCTCGATGATGTTCGGCCTGATCATCTCCGCGCTGGTCAAGACCGCCGAGAAGACCATGCCGCTGCTGGTCATGTTCGCCATCGTCCAGGTCGTCTTCACCGGCGTGCTCTTCCAGCTCTTCGACACCGTGGGCGTCGCCCAGTTCGCCTGGCTGATGCCGTCGCGCTGGGCCGTCGCCGCGATGGGCGCGACCGCCGACATGAACACCCTGCTGCCGTGGGAGCCGGGCAACCCGGACCCGCTGTGGAAGCACCAGACCGGTGTCTATGTGATGGACATGATCATCCTGATCACCCTGGGTGTCGCGCTCGCCTTCGTCGTCGCGCGACTGCTGCGCCGCCACGAGCCGGAGGTCATGCGCAAGTAA
- a CDS encoding transglycosylase SLT domain-containing protein, producing the protein MPKHANSGLPRLTRTHKLSVAGIAAAGAAALALSVVPGTADHGKTQAAAVENVKPAAFSAVDTAARTQQATIARQADTSAAKGKAEAAAKKVAAQKAAAAKAAKVKVAAAKAKAEKARAVKAAASRSAVRTAIPAAAPKPAAKPVVKPVVKTYPNNLDGWIRESLDVMAKKGIPGSYNGIYRNLMRESSGNPNAINLWDINAQNGIPSKGLLQVIDPTFRTYHVPGTSWNIYDPVANITAACNYAAATYGSMDNVNSAY; encoded by the coding sequence ATGCCCAAGCACGCCAATTCTGGTCTCCCCCGCCTGACCCGGACCCATAAGCTCTCCGTTGCCGGTATTGCCGCTGCCGGTGCGGCCGCGCTGGCCCTTTCCGTCGTGCCGGGCACTGCCGACCACGGCAAGACCCAGGCCGCCGCCGTCGAGAACGTGAAGCCGGCCGCCTTCAGCGCCGTCGACACCGCCGCCAGGACCCAGCAGGCCACGATCGCCCGGCAGGCCGACACCTCCGCCGCCAAGGGGAAGGCCGAGGCCGCCGCGAAGAAGGTCGCCGCCCAGAAGGCCGCGGCAGCGAAGGCAGCCAAGGTGAAGGTCGCCGCCGCGAAGGCCAAGGCCGAGAAGGCGCGTGCCGTGAAGGCCGCCGCGAGCCGTTCCGCCGTGCGCACCGCGATACCCGCCGCCGCCCCGAAGCCGGCCGCCAAGCCCGTGGTCAAGCCGGTCGTGAAGACCTACCCGAACAACCTGGACGGCTGGATCCGCGAGTCGCTGGACGTCATGGCCAAGAAGGGCATCCCGGGTTCGTACAACGGCATCTACCGCAACCTGATGCGTGAGTCGTCCGGCAACCCGAACGCGATCAACCTCTGGGACATCAACGCCCAGAACGGCATCCCGTCCAAGGGTCTGCTCCAGGTCATCGACCCGACCTTCAGGACGTACCACGTCCCCGGCACCTCGTGGAACATCTACGACCCGGTCGCCAACATCACCGCCGCCTGCAACTACGCGGCCGCCACGTACGGCTCGATGGACAACGTGAACTCGGCCTACTGA
- a CDS encoding S-adenosylmethionine:tRNA ribosyltransferase-isomerase, whose translation MTVAPHIPQELSAPVPAEQRGPGLDRDAVRLLVSRGTAEPGHHDFGALPELLTAGDVLVVNTSRTLPAAVDGRIGDGRGRGEPVVVHFSTRADRWHPAGRAVAGCWAVELRSPDGRGSTRPRAGGPAGLEVRLPGGARLTLAAPLDAGSARLWWARVTGAGVAELMRRHGRPIRYGYTRRDQPLAAYQTVFALDGPGGSAEMPSAARPFTTETVTRLVSKGVQFAPVSLHTGVASAEAFEPPYPERFVVPPATAWLVNAVRARRTAAGRRRAARGGRIVAVGTTAVRALESAAGADGRVRAAAGWTDLVVTPQRGVRAVDGLLTGLHEPTASHLLMLEAVADAQVLRRAYAAALERRYLWHEFGDLHLVLPD comes from the coding sequence GTGACCGTGGCGCCGCACATCCCGCAGGAACTGTCGGCCCCGGTGCCGGCCGAGCAGCGGGGCCCCGGCCTGGACCGGGACGCCGTACGGCTGCTGGTGAGCCGGGGGACGGCCGAGCCCGGCCATCACGACTTCGGTGCCCTGCCCGAGCTGCTGACGGCGGGCGACGTCCTGGTGGTGAACACCTCACGGACGCTGCCGGCGGCGGTGGACGGCCGGATCGGGGACGGCCGGGGGCGCGGCGAGCCGGTGGTGGTGCACTTCTCGACCCGGGCGGACCGGTGGCATCCGGCGGGCCGCGCGGTGGCCGGGTGCTGGGCGGTGGAGCTGCGGAGCCCGGACGGACGGGGCAGCACCCGGCCACGGGCGGGCGGCCCGGCCGGCCTGGAGGTGCGGCTGCCGGGCGGGGCCCGGCTGACGCTTGCGGCCCCGCTGGACGCCGGGAGCGCCCGGCTGTGGTGGGCGCGGGTGACGGGCGCGGGCGTGGCGGAGCTGATGCGGCGCCACGGGCGGCCGATCCGCTACGGCTACACCCGGCGGGACCAGCCGCTGGCCGCCTACCAGACGGTGTTCGCGCTGGACGGGCCCGGCGGCAGCGCGGAGATGCCGAGCGCGGCCCGTCCCTTCACCACGGAGACGGTGACGCGGCTGGTCAGCAAGGGGGTGCAGTTCGCGCCGGTCTCGCTGCACACGGGGGTCGCGTCCGCGGAGGCGTTCGAGCCCCCGTATCCGGAGCGGTTCGTGGTGCCGCCGGCCACCGCATGGCTGGTGAACGCCGTACGGGCGCGACGGACGGCCGCCGGGCGGCGCCGTGCGGCGCGGGGCGGGCGGATCGTGGCGGTGGGGACCACGGCCGTACGGGCGCTGGAGTCGGCGGCCGGCGCGGACGGGCGGGTGCGGGCCGCGGCCGGCTGGACGGACCTGGTGGTGACGCCGCAGCGCGGGGTCCGGGCGGTGGACGGCCTGCTCACCGGGCTGCACGAGCCCACCGCCTCGCATCTGCTGATGCTGGAGGCGGTGGCGGACGCACAGGTGCTGCGGCGCGCGTACGCGGCGGCGCTGGAGCGGCGCTATCTGTGGCACGAATTCGGCGATCTGCACCTCGTGCTGCCGGACTGA
- a CDS encoding SDR family NAD(P)-dependent oxidoreductase: MPVAIITGASKGLGRALAGALARRGWDLVVDARSAGPLEEAARELRGAGARVAALPGDVTDGGHRAALVAAARELGGLDLLVNNASALGAEPLVRLADQSLEGLRRALEVNVVAPLGLVQEALSLLRSSSYLPSYEEVTPYIGEAPYIGVVGNGNTYDPYPNSENSQNTRLSDSPTYVAAGGAVLTISSDAAVEAYPTWGGYGAAKAALDQQSAVLAVEEPALRVWRVDPGDMRTDLYAAAVPDDDDSGRPLPETVVPALLRLLDRAAPSGRYTAAAAAAVPEGAGPR, from the coding sequence ATGCCGGTGGCGATCATCACGGGGGCATCGAAGGGGCTGGGCCGGGCGCTCGCCGGGGCGCTGGCCCGGCGCGGCTGGGATCTGGTGGTGGACGCCAGGTCGGCCGGGCCGCTGGAGGAGGCGGCGCGGGAGCTGCGCGGGGCGGGGGCGCGGGTGGCGGCGCTGCCCGGGGACGTGACGGACGGCGGGCACCGGGCGGCGCTGGTGGCCGCGGCCCGGGAGCTGGGCGGGCTCGATCTGCTGGTGAACAACGCCAGTGCGCTGGGGGCCGAGCCGCTGGTGCGGCTGGCGGACCAGTCGCTGGAGGGGCTGCGGAGGGCGCTGGAGGTGAATGTGGTGGCGCCGCTGGGGCTCGTCCAGGAAGCATTGTCGCTCTTGCGCAGTTCCTCCTATCTGCCCTCGTATGAAGAAGTCACCCCTTATATAGGTGAGGCTCCTTATATAGGGGTTGTAGGGAATGGGAATACATACGATCCGTACCCTAATTCCGAGAATTCCCAAAACACCAGATTGTCCGATTCGCCCACTTATGTAGCGGCGGGTGGCGCGGTGCTCACCATCAGCTCGGACGCCGCCGTCGAGGCCTACCCCACCTGGGGCGGCTACGGGGCGGCGAAGGCGGCGCTGGACCAGCAGTCGGCGGTGCTCGCGGTCGAGGAGCCGGCGCTGCGGGTGTGGCGGGTGGACCCGGGTGACATGCGGACCGACCTGTACGCGGCCGCCGTCCCGGACGACGACGATTCCGGGCGGCCGCTGCCGGAGACGGTCGTCCCGGCGCTGCTGCGGCTGCTGGACCGCGCGGCCCCCAGCGGGCGGTACACGGCGGCAGCGGCAGCGGCCGTACCCGAGGGGGCGGGCCCCCGGTGA